The proteins below come from a single Etheostoma spectabile isolate EspeVRDwgs_2016 chromosome 4, UIUC_Espe_1.0, whole genome shotgun sequence genomic window:
- the gnb1b gene encoding guanine nucleotide binding protein (G protein), beta polypeptide 1b codes for MSELDQLRQEAEQLKNQIRDARKACADATLSQITANIDPVGRIQMRTRRTLRGHLAKIYAMHWGTDSRLLVSASQDGKLIIWDSYTTNKVHAIPLRSSWVMTCAYAPSGNYVACGGLDNICSIYNLKTREGNVRVSRELAGHTGYLSCCRFLDDNQIVTSSGDTTCALWDIETGQQTTTFAGHTGDVMSLSLAPDSRLFVSGACDASAKLWDVREGMCRQTFTGHESDINAICFFPNGNAFATGSDDATCRLFDLRADQELMIYSHDNIICGITSVAFSKSGRLLLAGYDDFNCNVWDTLKADRAGVLAGHDNRVSCLGVTDDGMAVATGSWDSFLKIWN; via the exons ATGAGTGAACTGGACCAGTTACGCCAAGAGGCAGAGCAGCTCAAAAATCAGATCAGA GATGCCAGGAAAGCATGTGCAGATGCCACGCTATCAcag ATCACAGCTAATATTGACCCCGTTGGCCGAATCCAGATGCGTACAAGACGAACGCTGCGGGGTCATTTGGCTAAAATCTATGCCATGCATTGGGGAACAGATTCCAG GCTCTTGGTCAGTGCCTCTCAAGATGGCAAACTCATTATTTGGGACAGCTATACCACAAATAAG GTTCATGCCATCCCACTTCGATCTTCCTGGGTCATGACTTGTGCATATGCACCTTCAGGAAATTACGTGGCCTGTGGTGGCTTAGACAACATCTGTTCCATCTACAACCTCAAAACGCGTGAGGGGAATGTACGTGTGAGCCGTGAGCTCGCTGGACATACAG GATACCTGTCCTGTTGTCGCTTTCTTGATGACAACCAGATTGTTACAAGCTCTGGAGATACCACTTG TGCACTTTGGGACATTGAGACTGGCCAGCAGACAACCACATTTGCTGGACACACAGGTGATGTCATGAGCCTGTCATTGGCCCCTGACTCCCGGTTATTCGTCTCAGGCGCTTGTGATGCCTCTGCTAAACTCTGGGATGTTCGAGAGGGCATGTGCAGACAAACATTTACGGGCCATGAGTCTGACATCAATGCCATCTGC TTCTTCCCTAATGGCAATGCCTTTGCCACGGGCTCCGATGATGCCACCTGCAGGCTGTTTGATCTGCGTGCTGACCAGGAATTAATGATCTACTCTCATGACAATATCATCTGTGGCATCACCTCTGTTGCATTCTCAAAGAGTGGCCGTCTTCTTCTGGCGGGATATGATGACTTCAACTGTAACGTGTGGGACACACTAAAAGCCGACCGTGCTG GTGTGTTGGCTGGACATGACAACCGTGTTAGCTGCCTGGGAGTTACTGATGATGGCATGGCAGTTGCAACGGGATCCTGGGACAGTTTTCTGAAGATCTGGAATTGA
- the tardbpb gene encoding TAR DNA-binding protein 43 isoform X1 produces MAEVYIRVAEEENEEPMEIPSEDDGTVLLSTVAAQFPGACGLRFRSLVSQCMRGVRLVEGILHAPENGWGNVVYVVNYPKDNKRKMEEIDASSAVKMKRGDMKTSDLIVLGLPWKTSEQDLKDYFSTFGEVIMVQVKRDAKTGNSKGFGFVRFTEYEAQEKVVSQRHMIDGRWCDCKLPNSKFPFCLQQGPDEPMRSRKVFVGRCTEDMTTEDLRQFFMQYGEVTDVFIPKPFRAFAFVTFADDQVAQSLCGEDLIIKGVSVHISNAEPKHGSRQFDRTTRFGNGFGAQAFGSSRSGLGSSTNSSLANFGSFSLNPAMMAAAQAALQSSWGMMGMLASQQQTSTSGSASSGTSSSRDQSQSFGTGNSNYGTSSASLGWGTGSNSTTSGSGFSTGFGSSMESKSSGWGM; encoded by the exons ATGGCTGAAGTATACATTCGAGTAGCAGAGGAGGAAAATGAAGAACCCATGGAGATACCTTCCGAGGACGACGGCACTGTGCTGCTTTCAACCGTGGCAGCTCAGTTTCCAGGGGCGTGTGGCCTACGCTTTAGGAGCCTTGTTTCTCAGTGTATGCGAGGAGTGCGTCTTGTGGAAGGGATCCTACACGCGCCAGAAAACGGATGGGGAAATGTCGTGTATGTGGTGAACTATCCAAAAG ACAACAAGAGGAAGATGGAGGAAATTGACGCCTCCTCTGCAGTGAAAATGAAGAGAGGGGACATGAAGACATCTGACCTGATCGTATTGGGTCTTCCTTGGAAAACATCTGAGCAGGACCTGAAAGACTACTTTAGCACATTTGGAGAAGTCATCATGGTTCAG GTGAAACGAGATGCTAAGACTGGAAACTCCAAAGGATTTGGCTTTGTGAGGTTCACAGAGTATGAGGCTCAAGAAAAAGTTGTCTCCCAGCGTCATATGATTGACGGGAGATGGTGTGACTGCAAGCTTCCTAACTCAAAG TTCCCTTTTTGTTTACAGCAAGGTCCAGATGAGCCGATGAGGAGCCGGAAAGTGTTTGTTGGTCGTTGCACAGAAGACATGACCACTGAAGACCTACGGCAGTTCTTTATGCAGTATGGAGAAGTTACAGATGTCTTCATCCCCAAGCCATTCCGTGCTTTTGCCTTTGTTACATTTGCAGATGATCAG GTTGCCCAGTCTCTCTGTGGAGAAGACCTAATAATCAAAGGTGTCAGTGTTCACATCTCAAATGCTGAACCCAAACATGGCAGTAGGCAGTTTGATCGTACAACACGATTTGGGAATGGTTTTGGAGCTCAGGCGTTTGGTAGCAGCCGTAGTGGGTTAGGGAGCAGCACTAACAGTAGTCTGGCTAATTTTGGTTCCTTTAGTCTGAACCCTGCTATGATGGCTGCTGCTCAGGCTGCTCTGCAGAGTAGTTGGGGGATGATGGGTATGCTGGCTAGCCAGCAGCAGACATCCACCTCAGGCAGTGCTTCCAGTGGAACAAGCTCTAGTAGGGACCAGAGTCAGTCTTTTGGTACAGGCAACAGCAACTACGGCACCAGCTCAGCCAGCCTCGGCTGGGGAACAGGGTCAAACTCTACAACCAGCGGTAGTGGGTTTAGCACAGGTTTTGGGTCCAGTATGGAGTCAAAGTCATCTGGGTGGGGTATGTAA
- the tardbpb gene encoding TAR DNA-binding protein 43 isoform X2, with amino-acid sequence MAEVYIRVAEEENEEPMEIPSEDDGTVLLSTVAAQFPGACGLRFRSLVSQCMRGVRLVEGILHAPENGWGNVVYVVNYPKDNKRKMEEIDASSAVKMKRGDMKTSDLIVLGLPWKTSEQDLKDYFSTFGEVIMVQVKRDAKTGNSKGFGFVRFTEYEAQEKVVSQRHMIDGRWCDCKLPNSKQGPDEPMRSRKVFVGRCTEDMTTEDLRQFFMQYGEVTDVFIPKPFRAFAFVTFADDQVAQSLCGEDLIIKGVSVHISNAEPKHGSRQFDRTTRFGNGFGAQAFGSSRSGLGSSTNSSLANFGSFSLNPAMMAAAQAALQSSWGMMGMLASQQQTSTSGSASSGTSSSRDQSQSFGTGNSNYGTSSASLGWGTGSNSTTSGSGFSTGFGSSMESKSSGWGM; translated from the exons ATGGCTGAAGTATACATTCGAGTAGCAGAGGAGGAAAATGAAGAACCCATGGAGATACCTTCCGAGGACGACGGCACTGTGCTGCTTTCAACCGTGGCAGCTCAGTTTCCAGGGGCGTGTGGCCTACGCTTTAGGAGCCTTGTTTCTCAGTGTATGCGAGGAGTGCGTCTTGTGGAAGGGATCCTACACGCGCCAGAAAACGGATGGGGAAATGTCGTGTATGTGGTGAACTATCCAAAAG ACAACAAGAGGAAGATGGAGGAAATTGACGCCTCCTCTGCAGTGAAAATGAAGAGAGGGGACATGAAGACATCTGACCTGATCGTATTGGGTCTTCCTTGGAAAACATCTGAGCAGGACCTGAAAGACTACTTTAGCACATTTGGAGAAGTCATCATGGTTCAG GTGAAACGAGATGCTAAGACTGGAAACTCCAAAGGATTTGGCTTTGTGAGGTTCACAGAGTATGAGGCTCAAGAAAAAGTTGTCTCCCAGCGTCATATGATTGACGGGAGATGGTGTGACTGCAAGCTTCCTAACTCAAAG CAAGGTCCAGATGAGCCGATGAGGAGCCGGAAAGTGTTTGTTGGTCGTTGCACAGAAGACATGACCACTGAAGACCTACGGCAGTTCTTTATGCAGTATGGAGAAGTTACAGATGTCTTCATCCCCAAGCCATTCCGTGCTTTTGCCTTTGTTACATTTGCAGATGATCAG GTTGCCCAGTCTCTCTGTGGAGAAGACCTAATAATCAAAGGTGTCAGTGTTCACATCTCAAATGCTGAACCCAAACATGGCAGTAGGCAGTTTGATCGTACAACACGATTTGGGAATGGTTTTGGAGCTCAGGCGTTTGGTAGCAGCCGTAGTGGGTTAGGGAGCAGCACTAACAGTAGTCTGGCTAATTTTGGTTCCTTTAGTCTGAACCCTGCTATGATGGCTGCTGCTCAGGCTGCTCTGCAGAGTAGTTGGGGGATGATGGGTATGCTGGCTAGCCAGCAGCAGACATCCACCTCAGGCAGTGCTTCCAGTGGAACAAGCTCTAGTAGGGACCAGAGTCAGTCTTTTGGTACAGGCAACAGCAACTACGGCACCAGCTCAGCCAGCCTCGGCTGGGGAACAGGGTCAAACTCTACAACCAGCGGTAGTGGGTTTAGCACAGGTTTTGGGTCCAGTATGGAGTCAAAGTCATCTGGGTGGGGTATGTAA
- the cenps gene encoding centromere protein S isoform X1, with protein MSVDKDETQLRLKAAVHYTVGRLCQRMGEVHRREFSRQVLAAIAETAFRQCGQFKHILTFSPDIFAKDLEAFARHAKRSTVSSEDVKLVARRSTALSIYIQNKSEELNQEQRDLKKKNAGKRKSRDTEERAENKDKTKAGL; from the exons ATGTCAGTTGATAAAGACGAGACGCAACTG AGGTTAAAGGCAGCAGTCCATTATACCGTGGGACGCCTGTGTCAGAGGATGGGAGAGGTCCACCGGAGAGAGTTCAGTCGACAAGTCCTAGCAGCGATAGCCGAGACAGCTTTCAGACAGTGTG GTCAATTTAAACACATCCTCACTTTTTCCCCAGATATATTTGCAAAAGACTTGGAGGCCTTTGCAAG GCATGCTAAAAGAAGCACAGTGTCTTCGGAAGATGTAAAGCTTGTAGCTCGTCGCAGCACTGCGTTG tccatctacatacaaaataaaagtgaagAACTGAACCAGGAGCAGAGGgatttgaaaaagaagaatgctgggaagaggaagagcagagacactgaggagagAGCAGAGAATAAGGACAAGACAAAGGCAGGCCTGTAG
- the cenps gene encoding centromere protein S isoform X2, whose product MSVDKDETQLRLKAAVHYTVGRLCQRMGEVHRREFSRQVLAAIAETAFRQCDIFAKDLEAFARHAKRSTVSSEDVKLVARRSTALSIYIQNKSEELNQEQRDLKKKNAGKRKSRDTEERAENKDKTKAGL is encoded by the exons ATGTCAGTTGATAAAGACGAGACGCAACTG AGGTTAAAGGCAGCAGTCCATTATACCGTGGGACGCCTGTGTCAGAGGATGGGAGAGGTCCACCGGAGAGAGTTCAGTCGACAAGTCCTAGCAGCGATAGCCGAGACAGCTTTCAGACAGTGTG ATATATTTGCAAAAGACTTGGAGGCCTTTGCAAG GCATGCTAAAAGAAGCACAGTGTCTTCGGAAGATGTAAAGCTTGTAGCTCGTCGCAGCACTGCGTTG tccatctacatacaaaataaaagtgaagAACTGAACCAGGAGCAGAGGgatttgaaaaagaagaatgctgggaagaggaagagcagagacactgaggagagAGCAGAGAATAAGGACAAGACAAAGGCAGGCCTGTAG
- the rbp7b gene encoding retinoid-binding protein 7, with protein sequence MPVNYSGTWDIVSNVNFEGYMVSLGIDFATRKIASMLKPQKVIKQDGDCFTIRTFTTFRNYECSFRIGEEVTEVTKGMDNRSCQTVVNWENDKLVCVQKGEKKNRGWTHWIQGDELHLELTCENQVCKQVYKRTL encoded by the exons ATGCCTGTCAACTACAGCGGGACATGGGACATTGTCAGCAATGTCAATTTTGAAGGATACATGGTCTCACTTG GCATTGATTTTGCAACGCGCAAGATTGCCTCGATGTTGAAGCCTCAGAAAGTGATTAAGCAAGATGGAGATTGTTTCACAATCAGGACATTCACCACTTTCAGAAATTACGAGTGTTCATTCAGAATTGGAGAAGAGGTCACAGAAGTGACTAAAGGGATGGACAACAGGTCATGCCAG ACGGTGGTGAACTGGGAAAATGATAAGCTGGTGTGTGTTCagaaaggagaaaagaagaacCGAGGGTGGACTCACTGGATTCAGGGAGACGAGCTTCATCTG GAACTCACTTGTGAGAATCAAGTCTGCAAGCAAGTTTATAAAAGGACTCTGTGA
- the LOC116688472 gene encoding probable intracellular septation protein A, whose protein sequence is MFLYMLIFMAYHSSRWIPRNQRLKFQIVNAVFTALVLVPQFYIMGRPKSSRYCKQPLLNNLSASIALSFIASGFSVIFTLIDPVPQSLWASFHVFGLLTCGQGLCTTILTLTAAPCAKTTPELYYISLILTVASILSTGFFMVRGGLWLTNRKLAPDLSRNNEQ, encoded by the exons ATGTTTCTCTACATGCTAATCTTCATGGCGTATCATAGCAGCAGATGGATACCGAGGAATCAGAGGCTAAAATT TCAAATAGTGAATGCAGTGTTCACAGCACTTGTCCTGGTCCCTCAGTTCTACATCATGGGAAG gcCAAAATCCTCAAGATACTGCAAGCAGCCTCTCCTGAACAACCTGTCAGCCTCAATTGCCTTATCCTTCATAGCTTCAG GGTTTTCAGTGATATTCACATTGATAGACCCAGTTCCTCAGAGCTTGTGGGCCTCCTTTCATGTATTTGGCCTGCTGACATGTGGACAAGGACTATGCACAACCATCCTGACTCTGACAGCAGCACCATGT GCCAAAACCACCCCTGAACTGTACTACATTTCCCTGATTTTAACTGTTGCATCTATCTTAAGTACAG GTTTCTTCATGGTGAGAGGAGGACTCTGGTTGACTAACAGGAAGCTTGCGCCAGACCTGAGCAGAAACAATGAGCAGTGA
- the h6pd gene encoding GDH/6PGL endoplasmic bifunctional protein isoform X2, which yields MFVTVLLLLVTLCAQRGNGEERAEAQRPGHVSVVIVGGTGDLAKKYLWQGFFELYVNQVSSGNTFSFYGGGLSPADTATPVLFEILKAVSCSRDVSQERCALLKEQYLRLAQYRQLKTLEDYQNLAKHIEQELQQEGITEAGRLFYLSVPAFAYADISEKINNSCRPTNGAWLRVVLEKPFGHDFRSAQVLASQLGSSLKDEDMYRIDHYLGKQVVAKILPFRIENKKFLDPIWNKHHIERVEIVMKETLDVKGRIPFYDQYGVIRDVLQNHMTEVMTLLTMRLPMNLSSSEEVLQNKLQIFSSMLPLGRSQAVVGQYQAYNTAVQQELNKTKDHVSLTPTFAAVLAHIDDAQYEGVPILLISGKMLDERVGYARILFKNDIFCLQNHNSVHCKPKQVVFYFGHGKLQYPAILVSKNLFKPVLMDGEWKEVTEHRDVNILGLPISDYYVQTPTEQREAYSELISHIFAGRKDSFISTENLLASWGLWTPLLNSLANSFPRIYPGGADNGDLLDIRVKGKDIGYNSEVVILSPDQMGGMSTNGFQVMQGKFRGADMVSAWAEELVERLAADIQEAAEAAVNEGGVFHLALSGGATPLALFHRLALHHFSFPWRNTHVWMVDERCVPLTELDSNFHSMYDHLLQHVRIPYYNIHPMPVQLNHRLCVEEDGGALLYEKEVSKFVNGSSFHFVLLGVGYDSHTASLFPGSRVDELGESLVAFTESPVKPHQRMSLTFSAINRARTVALLVMGKGKHELITQLSRVKDNPGKWPVTGVKPADGRLVWYIDYDALLG from the exons ATGTTTGTGACTGTGCTCCTGCTTCTGGTCACACTGTGTGCCCAGAGGGGAAATGGCGAGGAGAGAGCGGAGGCACAGAGACCTGGCCATGTTTCAGTGGTGATAGTAGGAGGCACAGGGGATCTGGCAAAGAAGTACCTGTGGCAGGGCTTCTTTGAGCTGTACGTCAACCAGGTCAGTAGTGGAAACACCTTTTCCTTCTACGGCGGAGGACTGTCCCCAGCCGACACGGCCACACCGGTCCTCTTTGAGATCTTAAAGgcggtgtcttgctcaagggaTGTGTCACAGGAACGCTGCGCTCTGCTGAAAGAGCAGTACCTGCGGCTCGCACAGTATCGGCAGCTGAAGACCCTAGAGGACTACCAGAATTTGGCCAAGCACATTGAGCAAGAGCTTCAACAAGAGGGGATAACCGAGGCAGGGAGGCTCTTCTACCTCTCGGTACCAGCCTTTGCATACGCAGATATTTCTGAGAAGATAAATAACAGTTGCAGGCCGACCAACGGGGCGTGGCTGAGGGTGGTGCTAGAGAAACCTTTCGGACACGATTTCCGGAGTGCTCAAGTACTTGCATCTCAGCTCGGGAGCTCCTTGAAGGATGAAGACATGTACAGAATCGACCATTACCTGGGGAAGCAG GTGGTTGCAAAGATACTTCCATTCAGAATAGAGAACAAGAAGTTTCTTGATCCCATCTGGAACAAGCACCACATCGAGAGAGTGGAGATCGTAATGAAAGAGACCCTCGATGTGAAA GGTCGTATTCCCTTCTATGACCAATATGGGGTGATCAGAGATGTGCTCCAGAACCACATGACTGAGGTCATGACCCTGTTGACCATGAGGCTTCCCATGAATCTGAGCAGCAGTGAGGAAGTCCTCCAAAACAAGCTGCAGATCTTCAGTTCCATGCTACCTTTAGGAAGGAGCCAAGCTGTGGTCGGCCAGTACCAAGCATACAACACCGCAGTTCAGCAGGAGTTGAATAAGACAAAAGATCACGTCTCTCTCACACCAACATTTGCAG CTGTATTGGCACACATTGATGATGCCCAGTACGAAGGAGTGCCAATTCTTTTGATCTCAGGGAAGATGTTGGATGAACGTGTGGGATATGCGCGCATCCTTTTCAAGAATGACATCTTTTGTCTTCAGAACCACAACAGTGTCCACTGCAAGCCCAAACAGGTAGTTTTCTACTTTGGGCATGGCAAACTTCAATATCCAGCCATTCTTGTCAGTAAGAATTTATTCAAGCCAGTTTTAATGGACGGTGAGTGGAAGGAAGTGACAGAGCATAGAGATGTCAATATTTTAGGTTTGCCTATTTCAGACTATTATGTGCAAACTCCAACAGAACAGAGAGAAGCTTATTCCGAACTTATTTCCCACATTTTCGCTGGCCGTAAGGACAGTTTCATTAGTACTGAAAACCTGCTGGCTTCCTGGGGCTTATGGACACCACTACTCAATAGCCTAGCCAACTCTTTTCCCCGCATCTACCCCGGGGGTGCCGACAACGGAGACCTTCTGGACATCCGTGTGAAAGGGAAAGACATTGGCTACAACAGTGAGGTGGTGATACTCAGCCCTGATCAGATGGGTGGCATGTCAACAAACGGTTTCCAAGTGATGCAAGGCAAATTTCGTGGTGCTGACATGGTGTCGGCCTGGGCTGAGGAGCTGGTGGAGAGGCTAGCTGCAGACATTCAGGAAGCAGCGGAGGCAGCAGTGAATGAGGGTGGTGTTTTCCATCTTGCCCTCTCTGGTGGAGCCACTCCTCTTGCTCTGTTCCACAGGTTGGCCCTGCACCACTTCTCCTTCCCCTGGAGGAACACCCATGTGTGGATGGTGGACGAGCGCTGCGTGCCGCTGACAGAACTGGATTCCAACTTCCACAGCATGTATGACCATCTATTGCAACATGTGAGGATACCCTATTACAACATTCACCCCATGCCAGTGCAGCTCAACCACCGTCTATGTGTGGAAGAGGACGGAGGAGCGCTGCTGTATGAGAAAGAGGTCAGCAAGTTTGTTAATGGCTCCAGCTTCCACTTTGTACTGCTGGGAGTCGGCTATGACAGCCACACAGCCTCTCTGTTCCCTGGTAGCAGAGTGGATGAACTTGGGGAGAGTCTGGTGGCCTTCACTGAGAGCCCCGTCAAGCCTCACCAACGCATGAGCCTTACTTTCAGTGCCATTAACCGAGCTCGCACGGTTGCTCTTTTAGTGATGGGAAAAGGCAAGCATGAACTGATCACCCAGCTGAGCCGAGTGAAGGACAACCCAGGCAAGTGGCCTGTCACCGGGGTGAAGCCTGCTGACGGTAGACTCGTTTGGTATATAGACTATGATGCACTTTTAGGGTAG
- the h6pd gene encoding GDH/6PGL endoplasmic bifunctional protein isoform X1 — translation MFVTVLLLLVTLCAQRGNGEERAEAQRPGHVSVVIVGGTGDLAKKYLWQGFFELYVNQVSSGNTFSFYGGGLSPADTATPVLFEILKAVSCSRDVSQERCALLKEQYLRLAQYRQLKTLEDYQNLAKHIEQELQQEGITEAGRLFYLSVPAFAYADISEKINNSCRPTNGAWLRVVLEKPFGHDFRSAQVLASQLGSSLKDEDMYRIDHYLGKQVVAKILPFRIENKKFLDPIWNKHHIERVEIVMKETLDVKGRIPFYDQYGVIRDVLQNHMTEVMTLLTMRLPMNLSSSEEVLQNKLQIFSSMLPLGRSQAVVGQYQAYNTAVQQELNKTKDHVSLTPTFAAVLAHIDDAQYEGVPILLISGKMLDERVGYARILFKNDIFCLQNHNSVHCKPKQVVFYFGHGKLQYPAILVSKNLFKPVLMDGEWKEVTEHRDVNILGLPISDYYVQTPTEQREAYSELISHIFAGRKDSFISTENLLASWGLWTPLLNSLANSFPRIYPGGADNGDLLDIRVKGKDIGYNSEVVILSPDQMGGMSTNGFQVMQGKFRGADMVSAWAEELVERLAADIQEAAEAAVNEGGVFHLALSGGATPLALFHRLALHHFSFPWRNTHVWMVDERCVPLTELDSNFHSMYDHLLQHVRIPYYNIHPMPVQLNHRLCVEEDGGALLYEKEVSKFVNGSSFHFVLLGVGYDSHTASLFPGSRVDELGESLVAFTESPVKPHQRMSLTFSAINRARTVALLVMGKGKHELITQLSRVKDNPGKWPVTGVKPADGRLVWYIDYDALLG, via the exons ATGTTTGTGACTGTGCTCCTGCTTCTGGTCACACTGTGTGCCCAGAGGGGAAATGGCGAGGAGAGAGCGGAGGCACAGAGACCTGGCCATGTTTCAGTGGTGATAGTAGGAGGCACAGGGGATCTGGCAAAGAAGTACCTGTGGCAGGGCTTCTTTGAGCTGTACGTCAACCAGGTCAGTAGTGGAAACACCTTTTCCTTCTACGGCGGAGGACTGTCCCCAGCCGACACGGCCACACCGGTCCTCTTTGAGATCTTAAAGgcggtgtcttgctcaagggaTGTGTCACAGGAACGCTGCGCTCTGCTGAAAGAGCAGTACCTGCGGCTCGCACAGTATCGGCAGCTGAAGACCCTAGAGGACTACCAGAATTTGGCCAAGCACATTGAGCAAGAGCTTCAACAAGAGGGGATAACCGAGGCAGGGAGGCTCTTCTACCTCTCGGTACCAGCCTTTGCATACGCAGATATTTCTGAGAAGATAAATAACAGTTGCAGGCCGACCAACGGGGCGTGGCTGAGGGTGGTGCTAGAGAAACCTTTCGGACACGATTTCCGGAGTGCTCAAGTACTTGCATCTCAGCTCGGGAGCTCCTTGAAGGATGAAGACATGTACAGAATCGACCATTACCTGGGGAAGCAG GTGGTTGCAAAGATACTTCCATTCAGAATAGAGAACAAGAAGTTTCTTGATCCCATCTGGAACAAGCACCACATCGAGAGAGTGGAGATCGTAATGAAAGAGACCCTCGATGTG AAAGGTCGTATTCCCTTCTATGACCAATATGGGGTGATCAGAGATGTGCTCCAGAACCACATGACTGAGGTCATGACCCTGTTGACCATGAGGCTTCCCATGAATCTGAGCAGCAGTGAGGAAGTCCTCCAAAACAAGCTGCAGATCTTCAGTTCCATGCTACCTTTAGGAAGGAGCCAAGCTGTGGTCGGCCAGTACCAAGCATACAACACCGCAGTTCAGCAGGAGTTGAATAAGACAAAAGATCACGTCTCTCTCACACCAACATTTGCAG CTGTATTGGCACACATTGATGATGCCCAGTACGAAGGAGTGCCAATTCTTTTGATCTCAGGGAAGATGTTGGATGAACGTGTGGGATATGCGCGCATCCTTTTCAAGAATGACATCTTTTGTCTTCAGAACCACAACAGTGTCCACTGCAAGCCCAAACAGGTAGTTTTCTACTTTGGGCATGGCAAACTTCAATATCCAGCCATTCTTGTCAGTAAGAATTTATTCAAGCCAGTTTTAATGGACGGTGAGTGGAAGGAAGTGACAGAGCATAGAGATGTCAATATTTTAGGTTTGCCTATTTCAGACTATTATGTGCAAACTCCAACAGAACAGAGAGAAGCTTATTCCGAACTTATTTCCCACATTTTCGCTGGCCGTAAGGACAGTTTCATTAGTACTGAAAACCTGCTGGCTTCCTGGGGCTTATGGACACCACTACTCAATAGCCTAGCCAACTCTTTTCCCCGCATCTACCCCGGGGGTGCCGACAACGGAGACCTTCTGGACATCCGTGTGAAAGGGAAAGACATTGGCTACAACAGTGAGGTGGTGATACTCAGCCCTGATCAGATGGGTGGCATGTCAACAAACGGTTTCCAAGTGATGCAAGGCAAATTTCGTGGTGCTGACATGGTGTCGGCCTGGGCTGAGGAGCTGGTGGAGAGGCTAGCTGCAGACATTCAGGAAGCAGCGGAGGCAGCAGTGAATGAGGGTGGTGTTTTCCATCTTGCCCTCTCTGGTGGAGCCACTCCTCTTGCTCTGTTCCACAGGTTGGCCCTGCACCACTTCTCCTTCCCCTGGAGGAACACCCATGTGTGGATGGTGGACGAGCGCTGCGTGCCGCTGACAGAACTGGATTCCAACTTCCACAGCATGTATGACCATCTATTGCAACATGTGAGGATACCCTATTACAACATTCACCCCATGCCAGTGCAGCTCAACCACCGTCTATGTGTGGAAGAGGACGGAGGAGCGCTGCTGTATGAGAAAGAGGTCAGCAAGTTTGTTAATGGCTCCAGCTTCCACTTTGTACTGCTGGGAGTCGGCTATGACAGCCACACAGCCTCTCTGTTCCCTGGTAGCAGAGTGGATGAACTTGGGGAGAGTCTGGTGGCCTTCACTGAGAGCCCCGTCAAGCCTCACCAACGCATGAGCCTTACTTTCAGTGCCATTAACCGAGCTCGCACGGTTGCTCTTTTAGTGATGGGAAAAGGCAAGCATGAACTGATCACCCAGCTGAGCCGAGTGAAGGACAACCCAGGCAAGTGGCCTGTCACCGGGGTGAAGCCTGCTGACGGTAGACTCGTTTGGTATATAGACTATGATGCACTTTTAGGGTAG